The following proteins come from a genomic window of Streptococcus pneumoniae:
- the pheS gene encoding phenylalanine--tRNA ligase subunit alpha, with product MSTIEEQLKALREETLTSLKQITAGNEKEMQDLRVSVLGKKGSLTEILKGMKDVSAEMRPIIGKHVNEARDVLTAAFEETAKLLEEKKVAAQLASESIDVTLPGRPVATGHRHVLTQTSEEIEDIFIGMGYQVVDGFEVEQDYYNFERMNLPKDHPARDMQDTFYITEEILLRTHTSPVQARAMDAHDFSKGPLKMISPGRVFRRDTDDATHSHQFHQIEGLVVGKNISMADLQGTLQLIVQKMFGEERQIRLRPSYFPFTEPSVEVDVSCFKCGGEGCNVCKKTGWIEIMGAGMVHPRVLEMSGIDATVYSGFAFGLGQERVAMLRYGINDIRGFYQGDVRFSEQFK from the coding sequence ATGTCAACTATTGAAGAACAATTAAAAGCGCTTCGCGAAGAAACGCTGACTAGCTTGAAGCAGATTACTGCTGGAAATGAAAAAGAGATGCAAGATTTGCGTGTCTCTGTCCTTGGTAAAAAGGGTTCGCTCACTGAAATCCTCAAAGGGATGAAAGATGTTTCTGCTGAGATGCGTCCAATCATCGGGAAACACGTCAATGAAGCTCGTGATGTCTTGACAGCTGCTTTTGAAGAAACAGCTAAGCTCTTGGAAGAAAAGAAAGTCGCGGCTCAACTGGCTAGCGAGAGTATCGATGTGACGCTTCCAGGTCGTCCAGTTGCGACTGGTCACCGTCACGTTTTGACACAAACCAGTGAAGAAATCGAAGATATCTTCATCGGTATGGGTTATCAAGTCGTGGATGGTTTTGAAGTGGAGCAAGACTACTATAACTTTGAACGTATGAACCTTCCAAAAGACCACCCAGCTCGTGATATGCAGGATACTTTCTATATCACTGAAGAAATCTTGCTCCGTACCCACACGTCTCCAGTTCAGGCGCGTGCTATGGATGCCCATGATTTTTCTAAAGGTCCTTTGAAGATGATCTCGCCAGGGCGTGTCTTCCGTCGCGATACGGACGATGCGACCCACAGTCACCAATTCCACCAAATCGAAGGCTTGGTAGTTGGGAAAAATATCTCTATGGCTGATCTTCAAGGAACGCTTCAGTTGATTGTCCAAAAAATGTTTGGTGAAGAGCGTCAAATTCGTTTGCGTCCATCTTACTTCCCATTCACAGAGCCATCTGTTGAGGTGGATGTTTCTTGCTTCAAGTGTGGTGGAGAAGGCTGTAACGTATGTAAGAAAACAGGTTGGATCGAAATTATGGGAGCCGGTATGGTTCACCCACGTGTCCTTGAAATGAGTGGTATCGATGCGACTGTATACTCTGGTTTTGCCTTTGGTCTTGGACAAGAGCGTGTAGCTATGCTCCGTTATGGAATCAACGATATCCGTGGATTCTACCAAGGAGATGTCCGCTTCTCAGAACAGTTTAAATAA